A genomic window from Candidatus Kouleothrix ribensis includes:
- a CDS encoding ABC transporter permease, with the protein MSRNRFLFIIGTVVALIVLTVVLGRDAESPEIVAASMLATTLRFATPITLGALAGLFCERSGVVNIAIEGMMLAAAMGAFVAAALTQNLGIGIVAGILTGMLMGLLHAWLSITFKVDQIVSGTVINILAAGLTGFLDTQVLSKAGLRSAGLLPQIPIPILSELPVVGPIFRQQPIAWTAIILVVVVHYVMFYTRWGLRTRAVGENPRAADTVGIRVKYMRYMNVLIGAGIAGLGGAYFTLEGVPSFETLITNGRGFIALAALIFGGWTSFGAWAAALLFGAANALQINAQQFGIPIPSQFVGMFPYLLTIIVLAGVIGRAYPPASVGVPYETE; encoded by the coding sequence ATGTCACGTAATCGCTTTCTGTTCATCATCGGCACGGTTGTCGCCCTGATCGTCCTCACGGTTGTGCTGGGTCGCGACGCTGAGTCGCCCGAGATTGTGGCTGCCAGTATGCTGGCCACGACACTGCGCTTTGCCACGCCGATCACGCTGGGCGCGCTGGCCGGGCTGTTCTGCGAGCGCAGCGGCGTGGTTAATATCGCGATCGAGGGCATGATGCTGGCCGCCGCAATGGGTGCGTTCGTCGCAGCCGCGCTGACCCAGAACCTGGGCATCGGCATTGTGGCCGGCATCCTCACCGGCATGCTTATGGGCCTGCTGCACGCCTGGCTGTCGATCACCTTCAAAGTCGACCAGATCGTCAGCGGCACGGTGATCAACATTCTGGCGGCCGGTCTCACCGGCTTTCTCGACACCCAGGTGCTGAGTAAGGCCGGGTTGCGCTCGGCCGGGCTGCTGCCGCAGATCCCCATCCCGATCCTGTCTGAGCTGCCGGTGGTTGGCCCGATCTTCCGCCAGCAACCGATCGCCTGGACGGCGATTATTCTGGTGGTGGTGGTGCATTACGTGATGTTCTACACTCGCTGGGGGCTGCGTACGCGCGCAGTGGGCGAGAACCCGCGCGCGGCCGATACGGTCGGCATCCGCGTCAAGTATATGCGCTATATGAATGTGCTGATCGGCGCGGGTATTGCCGGCCTGGGCGGCGCATACTTCACGCTCGAGGGCGTGCCAAGCTTCGAGACGCTGATCACCAACGGGCGCGGGTTTATTGCTCTGGCGGCGCTGATCTTTGGCGGCTGGACCTCGTTTGGCGCCTGGGCGGCGGCGCTGCTGTTCGGCGCGGCTAATGCCCTGCAGATCAACGCTCAGCAGTTCGGCATTCCGATCCCGTCGCAGTTCGTGGGTATGTTCCCATACCTGCTGACGATCATCGTGCTGGCGGGCGTGATTGGCCGAGCCTACCCGCCCGCGTCGGTTGGCGTGCCGTATGAGACCGAGTAG
- a CDS encoding ABC transporter permease → MNAQTIRRLARSALLPLLSIITALVVSGVIIWLSGPKFTGDWFGIKFVLDGYAGLFVGAFGSQKAIIGTLVRATPYIFAGLAVALAFRCGLFNIGAEGQLAIGALLAAGVGFGVKGMPAIIHLPLTLLVGMLGGFLWGMIPGFLKARTGAHEVITTIMLNYIAAQISGYLLNGPWKDSTNVTAQTPKIAEAARLPALLPGLHWGVVLAFLAAVGVWYFLWKTTWGFEIRTVGANSSAAKYAGINVSRNVVLALGLSGMLAGLAGAVQVAGVNYRSTLGFNVGYGFDSIAIALLGRNTSLGVVLSALLFGGLRNGATIMQFRTQISSDIISVIQALILIFVAAEQIIRWIYRVPATRDEAGQATLSKGWGKS, encoded by the coding sequence ATGAACGCGCAGACAATCCGTAGACTCGCGCGGTCGGCCTTGCTGCCGCTATTATCAATCATCACCGCGCTGGTGGTGAGCGGGGTGATTATCTGGCTGTCTGGCCCGAAGTTCACCGGCGATTGGTTCGGCATCAAGTTTGTGCTCGATGGGTATGCCGGGCTGTTTGTAGGCGCGTTTGGCTCGCAGAAGGCGATCATCGGCACGCTGGTGCGCGCGACGCCATACATCTTCGCGGGGCTGGCGGTGGCGCTGGCGTTTCGCTGCGGCCTGTTCAATATCGGCGCCGAGGGTCAGCTGGCGATCGGCGCACTGCTGGCCGCCGGTGTAGGCTTTGGCGTCAAAGGCATGCCGGCGATCATTCACCTGCCGCTTACGCTGCTGGTGGGCATGCTGGGCGGCTTTCTGTGGGGCATGATCCCTGGCTTTCTGAAGGCCCGCACCGGCGCGCACGAGGTGATCACCACGATCATGCTCAACTATATCGCCGCGCAGATCTCGGGCTATCTGCTGAATGGCCCCTGGAAAGATTCGACCAATGTCACCGCGCAAACGCCCAAGATCGCCGAGGCCGCGCGCCTGCCGGCGCTGCTGCCGGGGCTGCACTGGGGCGTGGTGCTGGCGTTTCTCGCGGCCGTCGGCGTGTGGTACTTCCTGTGGAAGACCACCTGGGGCTTTGAGATCCGCACGGTCGGCGCGAACTCCTCGGCCGCCAAGTACGCGGGTATCAACGTGTCGCGTAATGTCGTGCTGGCCCTGGGCCTGAGCGGCATGCTGGCCGGGCTGGCCGGCGCCGTGCAGGTGGCCGGCGTGAACTACCGCAGTACGCTCGGCTTCAATGTTGGCTATGGCTTCGACAGCATCGCAATCGCGCTGCTGGGCCGCAACACCTCGCTGGGTGTGGTGCTCTCGGCACTGCTGTTTGGTGGCCTGCGCAACGGCGCAACGATCATGCAGTTCCGCACGCAGATCTCCTCAGATATTATCTCGGTGATCCAGGCGCTGATTCTGATCTTCGTCGCAGCCGAGCAGATCATCCGCTGGATCTACCGCGTGCCGGCGACGCGCGACGAAGCCGGCCAGGCGACGCTCAGCAAGGGCTGGGGCAAGAGCTAA
- a CDS encoding BMP family ABC transporter substrate-binding protein has protein sequence MRKSFAALVLLLALLVPVLAACGQAATTTQPTAAPAAATAAPAPEPTAAPAPEPTAAPAPEPTAAPAAAAVKIGMVTDIAKLGDKSFNDSAWAGVQMAAKELGVEPKVIETTDPNDYEKNIGQFISEGYSVIVTVGFALADATNAAAKANPTVKFIGVDQFQAEEIPNVAGLVFNEDQAGYLAGYLAASLSQSGKIGAILGTDAVPPVWRFGEGYRAGALAAKPSTDVQTVYHNDVGFDKTFSDPEWGKATALSMIDKGVDVVFGAGGRTGNGALLAAAERKDKGVMAIGVDTDQYLTVPEAKDVLLTSAFKILDKGTANLIIAAVKGTLKGGNNFGEVGLAPFHDLESKVPADLKTKLDDIRKQLLDGTLKTNVTPAKPAS, from the coding sequence ATGCGTAAATCGTTTGCTGCGCTGGTACTGTTGCTGGCACTGCTCGTGCCGGTGCTGGCAGCCTGCGGCCAGGCTGCTACTACCACGCAGCCCACCGCCGCCCCGGCCGCCGCCACCGCTGCACCGGCGCCTGAACCAACTGCTGCGCCCGCGCCCGAACCGACTGCTGCGCCCGCGCCCGAACCCACCGCCGCCCCGGCCGCCGCCGCAGTCAAGATCGGTATGGTTACCGATATCGCCAAGCTGGGCGACAAGAGCTTCAACGACTCGGCCTGGGCCGGCGTGCAGATGGCCGCGAAGGAGCTAGGCGTCGAGCCGAAGGTGATCGAGACCACCGACCCGAACGACTACGAGAAGAACATCGGCCAGTTCATCTCGGAGGGCTACAGCGTGATCGTAACCGTCGGCTTTGCGCTGGCGGATGCGACCAACGCCGCCGCCAAGGCCAACCCCACGGTCAAGTTCATTGGCGTCGACCAGTTCCAGGCCGAAGAGATCCCGAACGTGGCCGGGCTGGTGTTCAACGAGGATCAGGCCGGCTACCTGGCCGGCTACCTGGCCGCCTCGCTGTCGCAGTCGGGCAAGATCGGGGCGATCCTGGGCACCGACGCAGTGCCGCCGGTGTGGCGCTTCGGCGAGGGCTACCGCGCCGGTGCTCTAGCGGCCAAGCCCAGCACCGATGTGCAGACGGTCTACCACAACGATGTCGGCTTCGACAAGACCTTCAGCGACCCGGAGTGGGGCAAGGCCACCGCACTGTCGATGATTGATAAGGGCGTCGACGTTGTGTTCGGCGCGGGCGGGCGCACCGGCAATGGCGCGCTGCTGGCCGCCGCCGAGCGCAAAGACAAAGGCGTGATGGCGATCGGCGTCGATACCGACCAGTACCTGACGGTACCCGAGGCCAAGGACGTGCTGCTGACCAGCGCGTTCAAGATCCTCGACAAGGGCACCGCCAACCTGATCATCGCGGCCGTGAAGGGCACGCTCAAGGGTGGCAATAACTTTGGTGAGGTTGGCCTGGCGCCGTTCCATGATCTGGAAAGCAAAGTGCCGGCCGATCTGAAGACCAAGCTCGACGACATTCGCAAGCAGCTGCTCGATGGCACGCTCAAGACCAACGTGACGCCGGCTAAGCCTGCGTCGTAA